A part of Thalassophryne amazonica chromosome 3, fThaAma1.1, whole genome shotgun sequence genomic DNA contains:
- the LOC117507978 gene encoding T-cell surface glycoprotein CD8 alpha chain-like — protein MDQKWIQSLLILVFCQQMVSLSDEAKTIKEGQSADVRCSPGTQGAVVIWFRVLDVSGMQYIGSFTHTGFMKQMAPSLESVFKYDRVRENILTVNSFNKTRDSGLYCCASVVRNIELRFGPITRLVPEKVKATRHTPTAVTKLNLLTTRAACSCEDDKTTGAECSLVVLGPLAGGCGLLLLILIITIMYCNRIRTRRCPHHYKRKPRPNVPAK, from the exons ATGGACCAAAAGTGGATTCAGTCACTCTTGATTCTGGTGTTTTGTCAAC AAATGGTTTCACTTTCTGATGAAGCGAAAACGATAAAAGAAGGTCAGTCGGCTGATGTACGCTGCTCTCCTGGCACACAAGGTGCTGTGGTGATATGGTTTCGAGTACTGGACGTGTCTGGTATGCAGTACATTGGCTCTTTCACCCACACAGGCTTCATGAAACAAATGGCACCATCCCTCGAGTCCGTCTTTAAATATGACAGGGTGAGAGAAAATATTTTAACAGTGAATTCCTTCAACAAAACCCGTGACAGTGGCTTATACTGCTGTGCATCGGTAGTTCGAAATATCGAGCTCAGGTTTGGTCCAATAACCCGACTTGTTCCAG AAAAAGTAAAAGCTACAAGACACACGCCGACAGCCGTTACCAAATTAAATCTACTGACAACCAGAGCAGCGTGCAGCTGTGAGGACGACAAAACCACTggag CGGAGTGCAGTCTGGTTGTTCTGGGCCCGCTGGCTGGAGGCTGCGGCCTTCTACTTctcatcctcatcatcaccatcatgtaCTGCAACC GAATAAGGACACGGAGATGTCCACACCACTACAAAAGAAA GCCACGGCCAAATGTTCCGGCAAAATAA